In Rhodovulum sulfidophilum DSM 1374, the following are encoded in one genomic region:
- the soxB gene encoding thiosulfohydrolase SoxB has product MIARRDFLQAALAASAIWGASGMGNWARLAARQALSQDRLLEFDSFGNVTLIHVTDIHGQLVPVWFREPEVNIGVGAAEGQPPHVTGADFLKLYGIAPGTPEAYALSYVDFVSLARSYGRMGGLDRVATVVKAIRADRPEALLLDGGDTWHGSYTCLRSDAQDMVNAMNLLKPDAMTSHWEFTLGLDRVNEIVEGLDFAFLGANIFDAEWDEPAYEPYRIFERGGAKIAVIGQAFPYLPIANPNWMFPGLSFGVREERMAEMVREVRGKGADLVVVLSHNGFDVDRKMAGNVPGIDVILTGHTHDALPEPVMVGQTLLIASGSNGKFVTRLDLDVREGRMMGFRHKLIPVFSDAIAPDPEMAALIERERAPYKDEMTEVLGTTDGLLYRRGNFNGTWDDLICNALIDEREADIALSPGFRWGPSLLPGEPITREDLYNATAMTYPNAYRSEMTGEMLHTILEDVADNLFNPDPYYQQGGDMVRVGGMGYRIDVTRPQGSRITGMTLLKTGEPIDPARSYVVSGWASVNEGTEGPPIWQVVEDYVKRQGTVRVDPNKSVVVSGA; this is encoded by the coding sequence ATGATTGCGCGACGGGATTTCCTGCAGGCCGCCCTTGCTGCCTCGGCCATCTGGGGCGCCTCGGGCATGGGCAACTGGGCGCGGCTTGCCGCCCGGCAGGCGCTGAGCCAGGACCGGCTGCTGGAGTTCGACAGCTTCGGCAACGTGACGCTGATCCATGTCACCGACATCCACGGCCAGCTGGTGCCGGTCTGGTTCCGCGAGCCCGAGGTCAATATCGGCGTCGGTGCCGCCGAGGGGCAGCCGCCCCATGTGACCGGCGCCGATTTCCTCAAGCTTTACGGCATCGCCCCCGGCACGCCCGAGGCCTATGCGCTGAGCTATGTCGATTTCGTCTCGCTGGCCAGGTCCTATGGCCGGATGGGCGGGCTCGACCGGGTGGCGACGGTGGTCAAGGCCATCCGCGCCGACCGGCCCGAGGCGCTGCTGCTCGATGGCGGCGACACCTGGCATGGCTCCTATACCTGCCTGCGCTCGGATGCGCAGGACATGGTCAACGCCATGAACCTGCTGAAACCCGACGCGATGACCAGCCATTGGGAATTCACGCTCGGTCTCGACCGGGTCAACGAGATCGTCGAGGGGCTCGACTTCGCCTTTCTCGGCGCCAACATCTTCGACGCCGAATGGGACGAGCCGGCCTATGAGCCCTACCGGATCTTCGAGCGCGGCGGCGCGAAGATCGCGGTGATCGGTCAGGCCTTCCCCTATCTGCCCATCGCCAATCCGAACTGGATGTTCCCCGGCCTCAGCTTCGGCGTCCGCGAGGAGCGCATGGCCGAGATGGTGCGGGAGGTCCGCGGCAAGGGCGCCGATCTGGTGGTTGTGCTCAGCCATAACGGCTTCGATGTCGACCGCAAGATGGCCGGCAATGTCCCCGGCATCGACGTGATCCTGACCGGCCACACCCATGACGCGCTGCCCGAGCCGGTGATGGTGGGCCAGACCCTGCTGATCGCCTCGGGCTCGAACGGCAAGTTCGTGACGCGGCTCGATCTGGATGTGCGCGAGGGCCGGATGATGGGCTTTCGCCACAAGCTGATCCCGGTCTTCTCGGACGCGATCGCGCCCGATCCCGAGATGGCCGCGCTGATCGAGCGCGAACGCGCGCCCTACAAGGACGAGATGACCGAGGTGCTGGGCACGACCGACGGGCTCCTGTACCGGCGCGGCAATTTCAACGGCACCTGGGACGATCTGATCTGCAATGCGCTGATCGACGAGCGCGAGGCCGATATCGCGCTGAGCCCCGGCTTTCGCTGGGGGCCGAGCCTCCTGCCGGGCGAACCGATCACCCGGGAGGATTTGTATAACGCCACCGCCATGACCTATCCGAATGCCTACCGCTCCGAGATGACGGGCGAGATGCTGCACACCATCCTCGAGGACGTGGCCGACAATCTCTTCAACCCCGATCCCTATTACCAGCAGGGCGGCGACATGGTCCGGGTCGGCGGCATGGGCTACCGGATCGACGTCACCAGGCCCCAGGGCAGCCGGATCACCGGCATGACGCTTTTGAAGACCGGCGAGCCGATCGACCCGGCCCGATCCTACGTGGTCTCGGGCTGGGCCAGCGTGAACGAGGGCACCGAGGGGCCGCCGATCTGGCAGGTGGTCGAGGATTACGTCAAGCGCCAGGGCACGGTCCGCGTCGATCCGAACAAGTCGGTCGTGGTCAGTGGCGCATGA
- the soxC gene encoding sulfite dehydrogenase, whose product MTDRPGAPTRRGFLKAGLAGGGALVAGKAAAEGPDPLITETQPWAQMWGDGVDVTPYGMPIEYESDVIRRNVDWLTADTISSVNFTPIHALDGTITPQGCAFERHHSGAIDLPKEDYRLMINGLVETPLIFTYADLERFPRVNHTYFLECAANSGMEWAGAQLNGAQFTHGMIHNMEYSGVPLRTLLEEAGVKPEGKWIYVEGADASSNGRSIPLDKALDDCLVAFKANGEALRKEHGYPVRLCVPGWEGNMWIKWLRRVEVTTEAIQSREETSKYTDTLADGTSRKWTWAMDAKSVITSPSPQSPITHGPGPLVITGLAWSGRGAIERVDVSLDGGKSWQTARLARPGQKMALARFYLDIDWDGSEMLLQSRAMDDTGYVQPTKNALREIRGLNSVYHNNGIQTWWIKTSGEAENVEVS is encoded by the coding sequence ATGACCGACCGGCCGGGCGCCCCCACGCGGCGCGGATTTCTGAAGGCGGGGCTTGCGGGCGGCGGCGCGCTGGTCGCGGGCAAGGCGGCTGCCGAGGGCCCCGATCCGCTCATCACCGAGACACAGCCCTGGGCGCAGATGTGGGGCGACGGGGTCGATGTGACCCCCTATGGCATGCCCATCGAATACGAATCCGACGTGATCCGCCGCAATGTCGACTGGCTGACCGCCGATACCATCTCCTCGGTCAATTTCACGCCGATCCATGCGCTTGACGGCACCATCACGCCGCAGGGCTGCGCCTTCGAGCGGCACCATTCCGGCGCCATCGATCTGCCGAAGGAAGATTACCGGCTGATGATCAACGGGCTGGTCGAGACGCCGCTGATCTTCACCTATGCCGATCTCGAGCGCTTCCCGCGGGTGAACCACACCTATTTCCTCGAATGCGCGGCCAATTCCGGGATGGAATGGGCGGGCGCACAGCTGAATGGCGCGCAGTTCACCCATGGCATGATCCACAACATGGAATATTCCGGCGTGCCGCTGCGCACCCTGCTGGAAGAGGCCGGCGTCAAGCCCGAGGGCAAATGGATCTATGTCGAGGGCGCGGATGCCTCCTCGAACGGCCGCTCGATCCCGCTCGACAAGGCGCTCGACGATTGCCTGGTGGCGTTCAAGGCCAATGGCGAGGCGCTGCGCAAGGAACATGGCTATCCGGTCCGGCTGTGCGTGCCGGGCTGGGAAGGCAACATGTGGATCAAGTGGCTGCGCCGGGTCGAGGTCACGACCGAAGCCATCCAGAGCCGCGAGGAGACCTCGAAATACACCGATACGCTGGCCGACGGCACCTCGCGCAAATGGACCTGGGCGATGGATGCGAAATCGGTCATCACCTCGCCCAGCCCGCAATCGCCCATCACCCACGGGCCGGGGCCGCTGGTCATCACCGGGCTGGCCTGGTCGGGGCGGGGGGCGATCGAGCGGGTCGATGTCTCGCTCGATGGCGGCAAGTCCTGGCAGACCGCGCGGCTGGCCCGGCCGGGGCAGAAGATGGCGTTGGCCCGCTTCTATCTCGATATCGACTGGGACGGGTCCGAGATGCTGCTGCAATCGCGGGCGATGGACGATACCGGCTATGTCCAGCCGACCAAGAACGCGCTGCGGGAGATCCGGGGGCTGAATTCGGTCTACCACAATAACGGCATCCAGACCTGGTGGATCAAGACAAGCGGAGAGGCGGAAAATGTCGAAGTTTCGTAA
- a CDS encoding c-type cytochrome, which produces MREELCLILALALGGAGAGRAETHVEAIGDPVRGAEIWIYCSGCHEIGPGAQASIGPPLNGLFGRRAASVADFPYSKSMRRAGDDGLTWTLETLDAYLENPVVLVSGTRMSFPGLEDAAERADLLAFLRRYSDSPSDIPEAAPTARAEDPVLPEATLALAGDPAWGEYLSSECTTCHQRDGSDRGIPSITLWPERKFVLAMHAYKQKLRPHPVMRMMAGRLSDEEIAALAAYFGGLGP; this is translated from the coding sequence ATGAGGGAGGAACTGTGTCTGATCCTCGCGCTCGCTTTGGGAGGGGCGGGCGCGGGGCGGGCCGAGACCCATGTCGAGGCCATCGGCGACCCTGTCCGCGGCGCCGAGATCTGGATCTATTGCAGCGGCTGCCATGAAATCGGCCCCGGGGCCCAAGCCAGCATCGGCCCGCCTCTGAACGGGCTGTTCGGACGGCGCGCGGCATCGGTCGCGGATTTTCCCTATTCGAAATCGATGCGGCGGGCGGGCGATGACGGGCTGACCTGGACGCTCGAGACGCTCGATGCCTATCTGGAAAACCCGGTGGTGCTGGTCTCGGGCACAAGGATGAGCTTTCCGGGGCTCGAGGATGCGGCCGAGCGGGCGGATCTGCTGGCCTTCCTGCGCCGGTATTCCGACAGTCCCTCGGACATTCCCGAGGCGGCGCCGACCGCGCGTGCCGAGGACCCGGTGCTGCCCGAGGCGACGCTGGCGCTGGCGGGCGACCCGGCTTGGGGCGAATACCTGTCGAGCGAATGCACCACCTGCCATCAGCGCGACGGGTCCGATCGGGGGATCCCCTCGATCACGCTCTGGCCCGAACGTAAGTTCGTTCTGGCGATGCATGCCTACAAGCAGAAGCTGCGTCCGCATCCGGTGATGCGGATGATGGCCGGCCGCCTCTCGGACGAGGAGATCGCGGCGCTGGCGGCCTATTTCGGCGGGCTCGGCCCCTGA
- a CDS encoding NAD(P)/FAD-dependent oxidoreductase gives MSLNRRSFLGTGLALGAALSAPCAIGQARPRVVVLGGGAGGATAARYIAKDSDGAIEVVLIEPGKTYYTCFFSNLYLGGFRDFASIAHDYGTLASRYGINVIHDLAVDIDRAARSVTLASGHALGYDRLIVAPGIDFVDGAVPGWDMTAQNRMPHAWKAGSQTQLLKAQIGAMRAGGVFCMVAPPDPFRCPPGPYERVSMVAHVLKESNPTAKILIVDPKENFSKQALFEDGWARHYPGMIQRIGPDFGGANVEVRPDSMEVVIDGMAETVDVCNVIPAQKAGHIAGVAGLADDSGFCPILPGTMQSRFDENVYVLGDATIAGDMPKSAFSANSQAKVAAMQVRAALTGARAFPAKYSNTCWSLIDSGDGVKVGASYQVGEDRIAKVDGFVSQIGEDAALRKATYEESLGWYAGITADIFG, from the coding sequence ATGAGCCTGAACAGACGGAGCTTTCTGGGAACGGGGCTGGCGCTGGGCGCGGCCCTGTCGGCGCCATGCGCCATCGGCCAGGCCCGGCCGCGGGTGGTGGTCCTGGGCGGCGGCGCGGGCGGCGCGACGGCCGCGCGCTACATCGCCAAGGACAGCGACGGCGCCATCGAGGTGGTGCTGATCGAGCCCGGCAAGACCTATTACACCTGCTTCTTCTCGAACCTCTATCTGGGCGGGTTCCGCGACTTCGCCTCGATCGCCCATGATTACGGGACGCTTGCCAGCCGCTACGGCATCAACGTGATCCACGATCTGGCCGTCGATATCGACCGCGCGGCCCGGTCGGTCACGCTCGCCTCGGGCCATGCGCTGGGCTATGACCGGCTGATCGTCGCGCCGGGCATCGACTTCGTCGACGGGGCGGTGCCGGGCTGGGATATGACGGCGCAGAACCGGATGCCGCATGCCTGGAAGGCGGGCAGCCAGACCCAGCTTCTGAAGGCGCAGATCGGCGCCATGCGCGCGGGCGGCGTCTTCTGCATGGTCGCTCCGCCCGATCCGTTCCGCTGTCCGCCCGGGCCTTACGAGCGGGTCTCGATGGTTGCGCATGTCCTGAAAGAGAGCAATCCGACCGCCAAGATCCTGATCGTCGATCCCAAGGAAAACTTCTCGAAACAGGCGCTGTTCGAGGATGGCTGGGCGCGCCACTATCCCGGCATGATCCAGCGGATCGGACCCGATTTCGGCGGCGCCAATGTCGAGGTGCGCCCCGACAGCATGGAAGTCGTGATCGACGGCATGGCCGAGACGGTCGATGTCTGCAACGTGATCCCGGCGCAGAAGGCGGGCCATATCGCCGGTGTGGCGGGGCTGGCCGATGACAGCGGCTTCTGCCCGATCCTGCCGGGCACGATGCAAAGCCGGTTTGATGAAAATGTCTATGTTCTGGGCGACGCGACAATCGCGGGAGACATGCCGAAATCGGCCTTCTCGGCCAACAGCCAGGCCAAGGTGGCGGCGATGCAGGTGCGCGCGGCGCTGACCGGGGCACGGGCCTTCCCGGCGAAATACTCGAATACCTGCTGGTCGCTGATCGACAGCGGGGACGGGGTCAAGGTGGGCGCCTCCTATCAGGTCGGCGAGGACAGGATCGCCAAGGTCGACGGCTTTGTCAGCCAGATCGGCGAGGATGCCGCGCTGAGAAAGGCGACCTATGAGGAAAGCCTCGGCTGGTATGCCGGCATCACCGCCGACATCTTCGGCTAG
- a CDS encoding flavin reductase family protein → MERFIPGPDTRRLYRDALGSFATGVTVVTAAGPEGPVGMTANSFSSVSLDPPLVLWSPARASARYPAMTGAERFAIHVLGAGEEDIAARFARSGDDFEGLDCAPDADPPLLEQGWIARFLCRRVALHDAGDHAIVIGHVEECARREGPPLVFAGGAYGDFSPVD, encoded by the coding sequence ATGGAACGATTCATTCCCGGCCCGGACACCCGGCGCCTTTATCGCGATGCGCTCGGCAGCTTTGCGACCGGCGTGACCGTGGTCACCGCCGCCGGCCCCGAGGGCCCGGTCGGCATGACCGCGAACAGCTTTTCCTCGGTCTCGCTCGATCCGCCGCTGGTGCTGTGGTCGCCCGCCCGCGCCTCGGCGCGCTATCCGGCGATGACCGGGGCCGAGCGTTTCGCCATCCATGTGCTGGGCGCGGGCGAGGAAGACATTGCCGCGCGCTTCGCCCGGTCGGGCGACGATTTCGAGGGGCTGGACTGTGCGCCCGACGCCGATCCGCCGCTGCTCGAACAGGGCTGGATCGCCCGTTTTCTCTGCCGCAGGGTCGCACTGCACGATGCCGGGGACCATGCCATCGTGATCGGCCATGTCGAGGAATGCGCCCGGCGCGAAGGTCCGCCGCTGGTCTTCGCGGGCGGCGCCTATGGAGATTTCAGCCCGGTCGACTGA
- a CDS encoding alpha-D-ribose 1-methylphosphonate 5-triphosphate diphosphatase — protein MPQFLHPLRFTGARILRDGEMQRRSIAIAEGRITKGPLPEVDLTGYLILPGIVDLHADTVDRHLPRVASHLAPDLALAASDRDAAAHGVTTGWLAQDWSWEGGHRAPDRAEALMAALAAYRRRMLTDLRLQLRCEIHTVGTAERLLEAIGRYRIDYVVFHNRLDAAAERAQDRPWPPPCRADRDGLAAAQAAMPDVPRYLCRLAEAFDAMGVLYGSHGDPDGETRERFSMIGARIAEFPTTRRAAAAAKAMNDPVLLGAPDVMRDGSQPGQVPATDLIAQGLCDALVSDFYYPALTHAVWRLVDLGLKTLPQAWAMVSQRPAEILRLPDRGRLDIGKRADLCVINERTRAVEMTIAGGRLTYLAGEAAHRFVHRIHALDMAAE, from the coding sequence ATGCCCCAGTTCCTTCACCCGCTTCGCTTCACCGGCGCCCGCATCCTGCGCGACGGCGAGATGCAGAGACGCTCGATCGCCATCGCCGAGGGCCGCATCACCAAGGGTCCGCTGCCCGAAGTCGATCTGACCGGCTATCTGATCCTGCCCGGCATCGTCGATCTGCATGCCGACACCGTCGACCGCCACCTGCCCCGCGTGGCCTCGCACCTCGCGCCGGATCTGGCGCTGGCCGCGAGCGACCGCGACGCCGCCGCGCATGGCGTGACCACCGGCTGGCTGGCGCAGGACTGGTCCTGGGAGGGCGGGCATCGCGCTCCTGACCGGGCCGAGGCGCTGATGGCGGCGCTTGCGGCCTACCGGCGCCGGATGCTGACCGATCTGCGGCTGCAGCTGCGCTGCGAAATCCATACCGTGGGCACCGCCGAGCGGCTGCTCGAGGCCATCGGCCGGTATCGCATCGACTATGTCGTCTTCCACAACCGGCTTGATGCCGCGGCCGAACGGGCGCAGGACCGGCCCTGGCCGCCGCCCTGCCGGGCGGATCGGGACGGGCTCGCGGCAGCGCAAGCGGCCATGCCCGACGTGCCGCGCTATCTCTGCCGACTGGCCGAGGCCTTCGATGCGATGGGGGTGCTTTACGGCTCGCATGGCGACCCCGACGGCGAGACCCGCGAGCGCTTCTCGATGATCGGCGCCCGGATCGCCGAATTCCCGACCACCCGGCGCGCCGCCGCCGCCGCCAAGGCGATGAACGATCCCGTGCTGCTGGGCGCGCCCGATGTGATGCGGGACGGATCGCAGCCCGGGCAGGTCCCGGCGACAGACCTGATCGCGCAGGGGCTCTGCGATGCGCTGGTGTCGGATTTCTACTATCCGGCCCTGACCCATGCGGTCTGGCGGCTGGTCGATCTGGGGCTGAAGACCCTGCCCCAGGCCTGGGCGATGGTCTCGCAGCGTCCGGCCGAGATCCTGCGCCTGCCCGACCGGGGTCGGCTCGATATCGGGAAACGGGCCGATCTCTGCGTGATCAACGAGCGCACGCGCGCGGTCGAGATGACCATTGCCGGCGGACGGCTGACCTATCTGGCCGGCGAAGCCGCCCATCGCTTCGTCCATCGCATTCATGCGCTGGATATGGCGGCAGAATAG
- the phnF gene encoding phosphonate metabolism transcriptional regulator PhnF, producing the protein MTPTALWRSIAATLRNEIAAGSYRPGDKLPSEADLAHRFGVNRHTVRRALADLAGARLVQARRGAGVYVAARPTDYPLGRRVRFQQNLAAAGQNAERKALLHATRAADRREAEALELSDGAPVHVYEGISLADGSPLALFRSVFPAERFPDLPGALAETASVTAALARAGVTDYTRASTRITAKRASPTQALHLELRPGDPILRSVSVNVDTAGRPVEYGRTWFAGDRVSLIVTDDPPED; encoded by the coding sequence ATGACCCCTACCGCGCTTTGGAGATCTATCGCCGCCACGCTACGCAACGAAATCGCCGCCGGCAGCTACCGACCGGGCGACAAGCTGCCCAGCGAGGCCGATCTGGCGCATCGTTTCGGGGTCAACCGGCATACGGTCCGGCGGGCGCTGGCCGATCTGGCCGGGGCACGGCTGGTGCAGGCCCGGCGCGGCGCGGGCGTCTATGTCGCGGCGCGGCCGACCGACTATCCGCTGGGACGGCGGGTGCGGTTCCAGCAGAACCTGGCCGCGGCCGGTCAGAACGCCGAGCGCAAGGCGCTGTTGCACGCGACCCGGGCCGCCGACCGGCGCGAGGCCGAGGCGCTGGAGCTGAGCGACGGCGCGCCCGTGCATGTCTATGAGGGGATCTCGCTGGCCGATGGCAGCCCGCTGGCGCTCTTTCGCAGCGTGTTCCCAGCCGAACGCTTTCCAGACCTTCCGGGCGCGCTGGCCGAAACCGCAAGCGTGACCGCCGCGCTGGCCCGGGCCGGGGTGACGGATTATACCCGCGCCTCGACCCGGATCACCGCCAAGCGCGCCAGTCCGACCCAGGCCCTGCATCTGGAGCTGCGCCCGGGCGACCCGATCCTGCGCAGCGTGTCGGTCAATGTCGATACCGCGGGCCGGCCGGTGGAATACGGCCGCACCTGGTTCGCGGGCGACCGGGTGAGCCTGATCGTGACCGACGATCCCCCCGAGGACTGA
- a CDS encoding DUF1045 domain-containing protein has protein sequence MEGYRRYAIYYAPEEGALGDFGKAWLGWDAEAGTPRAHPRLRGLPRPVEELTATPRKYGFHATVKAPFRLAMGSDIGLLHASAVALSGQLRPVLIEGLRLSLLGGFLALTPRGDTRLLAAMAGSVVEALDGFRAEPTPAELARRDPDRLSIRQRKLLEKWGYPYVMEEYRFHLTLTGPLKVAEAEAARMVLGPVLEPLIDRPIRIRSLCLFGEAEDGRFHNLHRYRLAG, from the coding sequence ATGGAAGGCTACCGGCGCTACGCGATCTATTATGCGCCCGAGGAAGGCGCTCTGGGCGATTTCGGCAAGGCCTGGCTGGGCTGGGATGCCGAAGCCGGAACGCCCCGGGCGCATCCGCGGCTGCGCGGTCTGCCAAGGCCGGTCGAGGAGCTGACCGCGACACCGCGCAAATACGGGTTTCACGCCACCGTCAAGGCGCCGTTCCGGCTGGCCATGGGCAGCGATATCGGGCTTCTGCACGCCTCGGCCGTAGCGCTCTCGGGCCAGCTCCGCCCGGTGCTGATCGAGGGGCTGCGATTGTCGCTTCTGGGCGGTTTCCTGGCGCTGACACCGCGCGGCGACACCCGGCTTCTGGCGGCGATGGCCGGCAGCGTGGTCGAGGCGCTGGACGGCTTTCGCGCCGAGCCGACGCCCGCCGAGCTGGCCCGGCGCGATCCGGACCGGCTCAGCATCCGTCAGCGCAAATTGCTGGAGAAATGGGGCTATCCCTACGTGATGGAGGAATACCGCTTTCACCTGACCCTGACCGGACCGCTGAAGGTCGCCGAGGCCGAGGCCGCGCGGATGGTGCTTGGCCCGGTGCTCGAGCCGCTGATCGACCGGCCGATCCGGATCCGGAGCCTGTGCCTTTTCGGCGAGGCGGAAGACGGCCGGTTCCACAACCTGCACCGCTACAGGCTTGCAGGCTGA
- a CDS encoding alpha-D-ribose 1-methylphosphonate 5-triphosphate diphosphatase yields MLPTAETVLANATLVLPGEIRVGSVRIAGGRIDAIDTGAAVPAGALDCGADLVMPGLIELHTDNLERHIQPRPAVDWPHASAIIAHDAELAGVGITTVFDAMRVGSVPSRKARYRPYARGLASELLELRAGGALRISHFLHLRAEICSETLPEEMAAFGPEDRVGIVSLMDHTPGQRQFRDEARLKAYMMGKNNFTEAEFRDHVAALKDLRAQNGARHEVLALAEARRFGAILASHDDTTAAHVAVSAGQGIRLAEFPTTLEAAEACRAEGIAVMMGAPNLIRGGSHSGNVAAADLAGPGLLDILSSDYVPSALLMGALRLGDLWGDLARGIATVTQAPADAVGLADRGRIAPGARADLIRVARIGGAPVVRGAWVQGARVA; encoded by the coding sequence ATGCTCCCGACCGCCGAGACGGTTCTTGCCAATGCCACGCTGGTTCTGCCCGGTGAAATCCGGGTCGGCTCGGTCCGGATCGCCGGGGGCAGGATCGACGCCATCGACACCGGAGCCGCGGTGCCTGCCGGGGCGCTCGATTGCGGGGCAGATCTGGTGATGCCGGGGCTGATCGAGCTTCATACCGACAATCTCGAACGCCATATCCAGCCGCGGCCGGCCGTCGACTGGCCCCATGCCAGCGCCATCATTGCCCATGATGCCGAGCTGGCAGGCGTCGGCATCACCACCGTCTTCGACGCGATGCGGGTGGGCTCGGTCCCGTCCCGCAAGGCGCGTTACCGTCCCTATGCGCGCGGGCTTGCCTCGGAACTGCTCGAGCTGCGGGCCGGCGGCGCGCTCAGGATCAGCCATTTCCTGCATCTGCGCGCCGAGATCTGTTCCGAGACCCTGCCCGAGGAAATGGCGGCCTTCGGCCCCGAGGACCGGGTCGGCATCGTCAGCCTGATGGACCACACTCCCGGCCAGCGCCAGTTCCGCGACGAGGCCCGGCTCAAGGCCTACATGATGGGCAAGAACAATTTCACCGAGGCCGAGTTCCGCGACCATGTCGCCGCGCTGAAGGATCTGCGCGCGCAGAATGGCGCCCGGCACGAGGTCCTGGCCCTGGCCGAGGCCCGTCGCTTCGGCGCGATCCTGGCCAGCCATGACGACACCACCGCCGCCCATGTCGCGGTCTCGGCCGGTCAGGGGATCCGCCTGGCCGAGTTTCCGACCACGCTCGAGGCGGCCGAGGCCTGCCGGGCCGAAGGCATCGCGGTGATGATGGGGGCGCCGAACCTGATCCGGGGAGGCTCGCATTCCGGCAATGTGGCGGCGGCCGATCTGGCCGGGCCGGGGCTGCTCGACATCCTGTCCTCGGATTACGTGCCCTCGGCGCTGCTGATGGGGGCATTGCGGCTTGGCGATCTCTGGGGCGATCTCGCGCGCGGCATCGCCACCGTCACCCAGGCGCCCGCCGATGCGGTGGGGCTTGCCGATCGCGGCCGGATCGCGCCGGGTGCGCGGGCCGATCTGATCCGGGTGGCGCGGATCGGCGGCGCGCCGGTGGTGCGCGGTGCCTGGGTGCAGGGCGCCCGCGTCGCCTGA
- a CDS encoding phasin family protein translates to MSKTPATPSATAALEAALRAQAEGWGMMAWMGATMADHVRRTGSEMAAFARDEARRNAEAMQRLAACRTPESLTDWQGDYLGETVAVCRDEAERLARMQAEVCDVTLNRMTGWRD, encoded by the coding sequence ATGTCCAAGACCCCCGCGACGCCCTCTGCCACCGCCGCGCTCGAGGCGGCCCTGCGCGCCCAGGCCGAGGGCTGGGGAATGATGGCCTGGATGGGGGCGACCATGGCCGATCATGTCCGCCGCACCGGCAGCGAGATGGCGGCCTTCGCGCGCGACGAGGCCCGGCGCAATGCCGAGGCGATGCAGCGTCTTGCCGCCTGCCGCACTCCCGAAAGCCTGACCGACTGGCAGGGGGATTATCTGGGCGAGACGGTCGCGGTCTGTCGCGACGAGGCCGAGCGGCTGGCGCGGATGCAGGCCGAGGTCTGCGATGTGACGCTCAACCGGATGACCGGCTGGCGCGACTGA